The DNA sequence ATCgatcgttttttttttttgttgctttttTCTGAAAATGGTGAAGGAAGAAAACGAAAGAGAAGAAGATTGATATTTCCATTCTTTAGAGTGATATTGAATTGTATTGAATAATGACTTTTGAATAAATAATTGGTCGTGTTATATCGCGTTTTGTAGATAATTTAATACAGAAAAAGGGCACCAAATTGCCTCATATCAATACCTTTCTCGAGAAAATGGaggggaaaaaaaggaaaaaactcaCAATGGCTACATTTTTGTTGAACCTTGATTTATTCTCTTAAAAACCTATTAAACAATTATCTTGAATGATGATGAATACTACAGAAAAGTAAAATTTATTCTCTTAAAAACCTATTAAACAATTATCTTGAATGATGATGAATACTACAGAAAAGTAAAATGCATTTATTGGGTAAAACAAATTAAAGAACCGATACTTAAACCAGGCAAATATCACAAACACTGCATTGAACAAAGAATGAAAAGAATAGATGTCTTGTATTAATCAGTTCTTGTGTTCTACATTtacatatattaaaaaaaatctgATATCTTCTTCTTGGAAGGACTAATACAAATcccaagaagaagaaaaattgaaATTGTAATGAGCAGTGGCGAAGCCACGTGGCCACAAaggtggtcaactgaccacccttcgtCAAAAAATTGCACTGTGTACATAGGTAAAATATTACATTTTAGAGatatataacacatattgaacaccctttgtcggaaattttttttacttcttttaaatttgaacacCCTTAGAGAAATTCTTAGATTCGCCACTGGTAATGAGATCTGAAAAGTAGAGCCAGAACAAACAATAACTTGACAGTTGATTCTGGACCGTTATTGGATAAACATTCTCAAAAAATATGTAATCCAGCTAAAATCGCTTTAGTTAACTCAATCAAATGAAACAAGACCACAGCAGTTGAAGTTGGTACACTTAATCCAATAAGTGCAGCAATGCCCAAAACCAAGCTTGGTCTTGTATCCATCAATTGGGATTGCAAAAATCCCATTGCTTGGCAAATATTCGAGTCGTAATTCGTGTAGAGACTTTTTTCCCAGTTCATCCATTTAGTTGGAGGTTCATAATTTCTCTCGATCATCTTCATCTCGTGAATTCTCTTACGTAAAATAATTAAGTTATCATCTACAATACGACCGTTGTAGTAGTTTCGATCCCGGGCTTCTCTACCCATTGCCAACGTAGTCGTGCTCGAAGCGCGTGATGATGATGCTGATGTTGATGATGATCTTCTTTTTGGTGAAAATGGTGAAGAAAGAAATGGAGAAGAGAACAGAAAAGAAGTTGATGTAGTTGCCATTTTTAGAGTGATTTTGAGTTGTATAATAAGTATTGAAATAATGTGGTTTTGAGTTATGAACCATAGGGTATTATATATAGATGCTAGGGACATATGATTAATAGTGTTATTAAAGTGTTATTATTATGCAAAACCGTGTTATAACTGTCAGCATCAAAGTTCAGTTGACTCTACCCTTTGGATATATGGCTCGACTTTTGTGGCCTGTCTAAGGGCAATACGGTTCTTTAATTAATTTAAGTTCTTTGTATCTTGCCATTGTTGCTTTCTTTTATTCATGTAGGGTTGgacgttttaatataaaatatccATTAAGTAATAAAATTAAAGAGCAATTAATAATTTAATTGGAAAAATGAAATCGGAAAGTAGTTGGAAATACAGATCATAAGGTTGTTTCCCAGGAACTAGGGCTGGAATTTTCCATACAAGGCTCCAGAAATCCTATGTATTACTATTTCTTTTCATTTGCTGACGTCAAATTGAGTTGGAagcacacaaaaaaaaaattaaaaaaaaagaataaaaaagattACTAATATATTTGGGAGGATATCATAAAGAATTCGTAAATAAATTAATATCGTAAAATCAGACATGCTAAAGTCAAGAATGATAATCATCTAAAGTCAGACAATTAAAGTTGTAGTCTAATGGTTGCAACTCCATTATACATTACTTAGGTATGAGATTAGAATTACAGTTTAACGGTTAAAATCAAAGGCAGAGCCAGGATTTTAAACTTATGGGTTTTAGATTCTAAATCTTTTAAGTTACtggattctaaattaataatttatacatatttaataaatttcttaagacaaatatatGATTTGAACGAAAGCTACTGGTTCAGCCGAACTCGTAAGTTATACTCTCTCTCCGCCCCTGGTTACAACGTTAGCCATACATGTTGAGGTATGAACTCTCTTCTTTGGTCTTCTGCTCTATTTCAATTTACTAAGTTTTAGTGTACGTGTGTTGCACGTGTTTATATTTAGGTAAACCGATATGTATTTCAGTAATCTTCGTAGGCCGTCAGCCAGACACTCCCAATTTAATTCCTTTTTTTTGAGTCCTATATTTCTTCTCATCTCAAAGATTTTCATTTACCTCTAACTTATGCACCACATGAGAAAGTAGGAACACTCTAAAAGAACTCATTCCACCTAATCCCTTcctaaataattatatttatggattacataattatatatatagatcaaagtaaaaatataacatttcaaaatttaacatgtaaataaaaaaattttaaaaaaaaaaaagaaaagggaaaaaggATACTATGTTTTTGTTTGACAGAGTTTCCGAAAAATTACTCATAACAAAAGTAGTTAAGAGTTTCCTTTTAATTTATTATCCTTTTCTATTTATGTATAGGAAAAattagaatttaaaataatttgattcctccttgaaatatatattttcttttaattaacttAAGATTTTAGGAATTGAAGACATTTTAGTTCCTTCTCTAAAACGTActtttctcatttatttatgGTAGGGATTTTAGAAATGTGTTTTCCACTTTTCTAAATCAAGGTGCTAAATAGGAAAGTAATTAAATGagtatttttaaatattaagaaAGTAAATTGAATGATTAATACTATATATAGGAAGACAATGAAATGATTATTTTGTccagtgtgaactctattttaaaagggtaaaaaagacgaacgacatttcgttaagggcattcgtgcttttaatataatatatagatatgATATATATTtaacattttaaatatttttttatcctATTGACTTGAAAAGAATTACAACTCATAATACTTTTCATATAATTTAGTATCATATCGTATAGCAAGGGTTTCCCATCATTTAAAAGACCACAGACAGTTGCAATATAATGGAAATGTCAACCAAAAAGAAATAGTATATATTTGGTTGGACCTTGTTTTTTATTtctgtttttgttttgttttaataaattaaaaaaattctagTTGACCTTGGAATCCTGCAATCATTATATCAGGTTAAGACGTGCTTAAGCACGTTGACTTACTTTTGTCAATGGAATATTTAATAGAATATATATTTTAAGTCAAACAAATTCGAATGTGATTCTAGTCAACGTTAAATGATCTTTCAGTTTTTAGAGCATACAAATTATCATTCTTGTTGCTTTTCCCTTACTATGATTTTTGGTGTTATGATAACAAAGTGCCTTTTTTAGTATTATTCTCATTATTTTTGTTAAATCTCAATAACTTGGTGATGTGTAAAAACCCGttgaaaattctaattttccTTCTAGTAATTTTGGTGAAGTTAAAAAGCCATAACTACAATAGTAAATCAGTCAAAATTTTACTATACGAAAGGTGGTTAACTACAGAAGATTTCACTCATTTAATTGACGCTAGGCTACACTCTTAGGTGCAAGATTCCTAAATAACCTTTTATAAATCAACAAAAGAAGATATGGCAAAACATTATACCCATCACCAATGGATTACCAACTGAAATATAAAAGGACAACTTGGTGTACAAGGCATCCAGTAGGGTCCGAAAAAGGACTGCACCCAAGGGATTGTGAGGTAGAtagtctaccctaatgcaagcattagttgaTGCTTCCACATTTCGAACCCGTGATCTAGGTCACACGAAGACAACTTCattgttgctccaaggctccccttttATCAACTGAAATATCACCACAGATATTCACGAGGTCTAATcattagaaaattaatttttcagCCCTACAATTCAAGGATGAAAAAGCTATTGATACGACCAACCATTACCGACCCATCATAGGTTTTGGTTTCCAATCAGCAGTAAACTTTTTCCTTTTTAATGAGAAATGAAATAGGCTAAGAAGTTCGTACTTTGCAGCTTTACATCTGAATTCAGCTCATATTTACCATACTTCAAAACTATTCTGGACCATCTTCATGGAGTTTCTAATGCTTTTGACCCCTAAAGATACAGGAAGGAGATGAATTTTTACTGCATACTAGAATTAGCTTCACATAAGAAAGACCTCCTTTTACTGCACAGGCATCTCCTTTTGATTAGCACCTGTAGGAGATAAATCAATGAAAAAGTGGCACATCTTTGTATCAACATCATCCATTTTCCCAAGCAATTTAGAAGCCGTCAAGGTTAAACAGATCAAGTTCAGCAGGTAAAGATTCCTGCTGTTGGTTGGGTTTACCTTCATCCGCGGGAGGAGATTTAACTTGCTGGGCTGGTTCAGGCAAATCATCATCCTTTATGGCCTGAAACTTTGGCTCTTCCTCGACCTCCTCGGCCTCTTCCTCGACTTCTTTGAGACGTGCTGGTGGTTCAAGCCGCTGATACTTGGGCTTATTTTTCTCCAAGAGAAGGTAAGTTGTGTAATACCAAAACATTAGTATTCTACTTTGAGCAATAATTGTATCACTTATTCGACTGCCCCCAAATGATAGCCGCTCGAGTGCCTGTAGAAGTGAAATTCAAGATGTTtgaatataacaattaattcactATCACATTCTATTAGTAGTCACTCAACATCACTCTTATACACAGATCAAATACTTTTCTTCCACATTGAGGATCTCATTCTTGGGAATTTTCCATCAGTAAGCTTAATAtgaggggaggggaggggaagGGAGGATATGGGTTCAATCTTGAAGTTCAACACTGAATGATATCTTTCTTACGATGGAATCAACTCCTGGAGATCCAAAAGGTAGCAATAGTCCACTTTTTTCAGCAACAAAAAAATTTGCTGCTATGTTAGTGTTACTACAGATTTCTGTTGTGTGTTGACTTCAACTTTCCAGGTTACAGTTATCTCTGTTTGCGATCACCCACTTCTTGGTTTTGACTTGGTCTAAAATGATACCTCTAAAACTGAAAGAAGCTAGTTTAGGTTTTAGAAGTTCGCTAGGTGTTGAGCAGACACATGACCTCActgaagaagaacaaaagaagcATAACAGCCAAACAAATACGTCAGCAAATAAAGATTAAAAATGGAACAACAAAACCATGAAAAggtaaataaaaatgaaaaagaaaacagAGGAGAAAACAATAGTTATAGTACTGCTACAAGATATCACAAAGATATGCTGTCTATCATGTCAACTTAGTGTTTGTGCTTATCAGTCACAGATTGGTCTTTTTAACCAGGTTTCATCACATGGTCATGCTAATATGAGGACTTAAAAGGTTCACCAGCCATCTGGAGCTGGTGTTAGTTGACTAAGTTCTCTCTGCACTTATATTTCAGAACTTCAATTGCACAGAGTTAAAAGACCCAACATGATGTTCTGGGTGGAATAGAGAAAATTTTGCTTTCTAAAAGGAAGTTTTAGTTCAATGATCTGAAAATTTAATGGCCTATATATGAAGATTTCAGCAGAAAGATATTAATGCAATTCAGGAGAATTCTATTAAGTAAAATAAAGAGTTCTATGTCTTCACTCACCTGTTCACCAGATTGTATGTCGAATGATTTTTTATGCTCAAATTGAAGTCCACTAAATTCATTGATGCAAAGCCCCTGAAACGCCCTGAAATTAACAAGAAATTCTCAAGTGTTAAAAGTCCGTGGATAGGAAAGAATAGTAAAGTCAAGGAATTGCCAAGTACTTTGGCATATGAAGGGATATTAGTACCATCTTATAAGAGAAACTAGAGGAATCCACCGAAAAATAATTGGTGTGTTTTCTGAATTGACGTAGGACCCCCCAAAGACAATAAAAACTGTCATAAGAGAGGGGCCCAATGCTAATGCAGCTTCAGTTGTTGGAACCATGGCTCCTACAGTCAAACCCATAGCAGATGCAGCAAAAGACTCCATAGTTACAATTCCGCAGAACTTCCCAAATCTATAAACCAAAAGCAGCACTCATTATAGTGTGTGTTTCTATGCTCTTCTGCAACCAAATGCTTGCATTTAATAATTGAAATACCAATAGCTACTGGTAGCATCTATCACCAGagccggggggggggggagtcaTGGGGCCAGAAGAATGGGGTAAGTGAGAATGGATGAATGCCCTAGTGTAACAAAAGTGACTATAAAATCCCGTTTCGCATATAAAGGCACAGTAAGACTTCAGAGCAAATATATTCTTTGAAGCTGGCAAATATTCGCTTATCAGAGTGACAGGTGAAGAAGCTTGTATGGCATCTTACTGACGGTCTAAAGTCAGCAATAGGATGGCTCAGAAAATTGACATAAGAAGAAAACTTCGAAATATCTGGTCCCATTTCAATTACTTTGTTCaaggaaaatttggaaaacttAACAAAATGTTAACGACGTCGTTTTTGTAAAAGACAGATGAACTGATTATAACTGAGATTATTATATCCTTTGCTGCTAttacaacaagaacaacaacaaacccaatgtAATCCCACACGTGGGCTGGGTAGGAGGGTTGGGGGATAGTGTATACGCAGTCCTTATCCCTACCTTGAGAAGGTAGAAACCTTTGTTGTTATTCAACGTACAAAAATTACTGGAATGTGGATGGTTATAATAAAGATATTAAAAGTTTATGTTGTTTCTAAGCTCATGGTTATGTATTTATTGAGGTATTGTAGCTTAATGGCCTTCTCTGCCTTCTCCTAAATATTAGTCACAGGAAAATGCATAATATGCAGCTTCTCATACTTTACTCAACAGCCTCAAGGATCTGCTAGTACCTTAGATCTTTTGATGTTAGGCTcctttttgttaattatttaaagTAAGGAGAGACCTCAGTCCTTGAAAAAAAACTTGTTCAAATTTGCAGAGGAAGTTTACATGAAATAGCCTTGGTAGCTTATCCTTATCAGCAACTCATATATGCATACAACTCATAAACAGTGGTAAGCTCACCTAGAAATGGTAGGATGAAGTCGAGCCATAGGGTATAGGATGCTACCAAAGAGTAGTGGAAATGCTGCTCCAACAGGAATCTCGGCAATCAACTTGGAAAGCAGATAAGGTCCCAGAGCATAAGACCCTTTGGCACGCTCTCTGTCAACAATTGCTCGTTCCTTGGGAAAGACACCAACTGTTTTTGTGAGAGCTGCCATAGCAGTGTTTATTGCAGCAACCTAAACATGAACAAAGAAAAATAGGAAGGAAAAGATCAGGAACCCCATGGCCTTATCACTTGACGCATGTACTTTCATATTTGATGCTTTTCAATAGGTAGAAATGTTGAGTCCTTGCTCAATGTAGGTTATTTGGCCATAGATTATTAGCTGGCCAATTGGTTAAAGAATAAAAATATCGCTGAAAGCAGAAAATCGTTGTTGAACATAGAAAAAGAACAGATGTTCATCTCTTTCATTCATGTGCAATCAAGATTACATGTCGATGCTAAATTAATCTTATTGACAAAGGATCTGATATAAATATATATAGTGGCATTCTCACCTGAAGTAATCCCATTCTGTCTTGTATTGACATCTGCAATCTGCCCATCCTCCAGAATACAGAACCAAAAATCAACGCTGATGCAATTGACATCCTTGCCCGAACTTTGTTTGTTGGTCCATCACGAGAAGCCTATTGATCAATTAACTAATCTCAATTATAACAGACCCAAAGAAGCAAATCGCTTCAAATATCACAATTTTTTTGGTATAAGAAGTATTAAAGATTATTGAGCATTAGAAGGAAGGAAGCTTCAGGCaacaaggaaaagaaataaagcaTACACTATTGATTATAAGGTAAGTTCCAACTAGCTAATATAACATGGTAATGCTGTAATTACTCTTCGTTTATCTGTTAAAATTTACTAACAAAGGAACAAACTCATCCTCATCTTTGAACATTGCTTCTATATGATTTATAGTTCCAGCAGATTACTGAAGCAATTGAGTTATGTCACTATTTATAATCCGCCTGATAAATTCCTGTTAAATCAGGGAAGTGACATTGGAAGAGAATTAGAGAGAGAGATGGAACTCACTTGCATCCATGCACGTTTGAGAAGTAACCAGAACTGCCTCCACCAACCACCTTTACGCGAAATAGATTTCTTTGTTAAGTTTACACGGGTTTTCGAGCTATCCCTTACAAGTGGAGTTGCATATAAAACCTCCGATATCTGTTCTGAGAATGATTCAACTAGACCATCTATTCTCTTTTGGGAAGTGTATACACTCTCGGGCGAACTATAGTCTACAGATATTAGATCAGCCAAAAATTCAGCAGGATTCACATGATCTGGACAAATGTACCTGTCATTTAGTAACCACCAACCAATACTTGATTAACACATTGCAGTTCGCACTTCATGTAAATCATAGGAAAGCAAGCTGGTGACATATCCATATGGCAATGGCAAAGCCTAAATGCATAATTTAGACACACACAGACGCGAGcatgcacacacacacacacacttataCATGCATACACATCCCTCTCCCCCCAACCCCCAACACAAAAATAACCAGAAAAAAAAAGAGCAAGGATAAATGTTACATCATAAAGTGTTACAACTCATACTTGTAATTATTATAGGAAATAACATTATCATGCTGACGTGCTATTTCATTTTACCACATTCTAACTTGTTATCTATGTGTTTAAGAATAAAATGCAACATTGAACTCACCCTCAAGTTTATCAACATGACTTTTATTTGTACTTAAACAGAAGAAGAATATTTCTGATTAATTGGCACCATCTGACATTTATCTCGTTAGACCACTAACCACACAGATAAACCAATTCCAGGAATACAATGCCAGAAAGTGAGAGCCAATAGTATCACAACACTATATGGTTATATAAACTTAGGGCATAGATCATATAACACACCCGAATTTCGAGAAGTATGCCAGTACTTCATCGTGTGCAGGACCAGCATAGACGAGTGAACCCTCAGCCAAAAGAGCAATGTCGTCGAATTTTGCATACACAGAACCTCTAGGCTGGTGTATAGAGCATACAACAGTATGGCCATCCTGTGCTAGTTGTCTTAGCGTTTCCATCACTCGCTCTGCTTGAAAAGCATCAAGTCCTGAAAGCAGGGTTTTGGGGGCAGGGAGTAAAAAGGTGAGCAAGCAACCATTCAAGAAAATTCTCGTCTTCACGTAATTATTGTGACTTCAATAGTAGATTTCAGTTGTTTCTATTAAAATCAGAATGTCTTAAATTATAAATATACTTAGTCCTACATTACAGGGTTAGTAATATTTTGCAACTGCCACCAAGGAAAGTGAAGTTCATCTTTTGTACAAGTATGGGTAGAAAACTTCCAACAATTACGATGTGGTATACGATTCAATGTCAAGTAAAACATAATACATCTAGCTTTCAAGTTGAACCTCCACTGCAGGAGGCTAAAGAATCCAGATACCACAAAACCATTAATAAAAGAGGCATGCCACTAACATAGAAGATACTTTTTAAGAAATATCACTAATATAGAAGAGAATAACAGGATAAGACTTGGATGCATAAATGAACTCTATATGAAAAGAGGGAGATATTCATTGAGATTGTCTTTCATAGAACTAATAAATATATGACACTGATTTAGTTCCAGTCTGAATGTTTTCTTTCCAGAAGCTCATTTTGTTAGCTTTCATTTTATATGCTTACTCCTTCCCCTTCTACATGTAGAAGCTTCTACAACCCGAATGCAACTGTTAAAGTACTTCAAAATTAGAATCATTTGTCTAAGTAAGACCCCACAAGGTTTCCTTGACACATAAACAAAATCAAGCGTTTACATTTAGACATAGAACAGGACAGGACAATACATAATCCCCAAGCATGGTTTTGAAGTCCTTAATAGCACCATAATTCCACACTGACAACATCATCTAAAGAATTCCCTTCAGACTACCGAGTAGAAGTGAAGGCTTTTGATTTTGGACATTATTGAGTACAGCATATTGTCTGGGCAAGTAGAAGAACAAACTGACCCAGGTTCTACAAGAATATAAGATATATTCTGAATCGTGATTTTAGATTTTTCTAGAACAATATAGTCATAGGATTCCAATACCCATGCAAGCCCCAATAATCTTTTTCTGCATTTCGATGAGGTCTGACTTCCACTACAAATAGCTTGACACTATCACGTCACCAAGGAATCAGGACAACTGGGATAAAATAGTCGTGGCCAGGAGGGAAGTACCATTATAAACAAAAGATAGAAGAGATTATAGTGAAAAATTGGGAGTCCTTTGCCATTTTGACTTCATAGAGAAGACTGACAGGGAAACATAGCAGCCAGAAATCTATAGTAATCCCAATTTAAAACCTTTAAGCTTTTATAAAGGCCCTCCTTGGTTTATACAATCTTCTAGCTATGTTGCAATGTCTAGGCACTATAAGAATTAAAGCGTGTAATATCAACCAGACAAGAAGTACTCCCTGGTCAACTGAGTTCAATAAAAGCAGAAAATTTGGATGATGCCATCATGGTCAAAGTATAATGTCAGCAAATGTGGACTGCAAAAAGCGATAGCATAACTTACCAGAAGTAGGTTCATCCGCAAAAACTACAGATGGACTGGCAATAAGCTCGCATGCAAGCGATAGGCGCTTCTTTTCACCTCCACTAATTCCACGAACTTTTGCATCACCAATGCGTGAATCAGCACAGCTGACCTTTAGGAGTGACATGAAACCAACACGGCTAAGGACAAATCAGAGTGATTTCTCTACTAAACTTGAGGAAAAAACTAGAACAATCTACAGCCATCAGAGAACGATCGTGGAACAATTTCTTTAACTAGAACGGGTCCTACACAATTACCAAGATAAGACAAAGGGAAGCCTTACCAAACTCAGTTTTAACAATAGATTGTTCACATATTCATCTCTCTCTTCTATTGAAGATGCGTCCTGTAGCTGCAGTTCAGCAGCAAGAGAGAGTGTTTCTCGAACAGTCAACTGGGAAAAGAAAAGGTCCTCTTGTCTAACATAAGCAAACCTGCAGTAACAAGAACTTACATCATCTTACTAAGAATTTCTCTCAAGAGAAAAGTAATCAGTCTAATTGACAGTGGTTATTGAAGCCAACGTACTTGTATATTTTGTTTGAAAATGGCACCCCATTAATGTCCAAAAGGCCAGACAAATGTAACTTGGGTGATGCGTTTATCTGACCTGCCAAAACATTGAGAAGAGTTGTCTTTCCTGATCCTGATGGACCCATTAACGCTAGCAATCTGCCAGGTTTGGCTTCTCCGGTCACATTTTTTAGCAAAAACCGGACCTAGAATTTGGAGGGAAAGGTAAAGATAACCAGAAAGATTCTGAATGTCAATGACAGTATCATTTGAATCTGGCTCTTAAAATAACTACACAATTCCATTCATGGGAATTTACAAGTTGCTTAAATCATTATAACCAGAAATTAGCTATTCCAAAGCAAAAATGAGAAAAAGTTAAAGGGAGAGCAAAAGAATATATAGAAGAATATTAAAATTAAGGGGAAGCCACAGTAACTTATAAGGTCAGGCCATAGTCATAAAGATTGAGGAAATAGTCTAGATTATGAAGATGGTATCAAAGGAACTGTGAAGTCACTTTGAAGTAACTATATATGTTTGGCTACTAAGAAGGAAAGAGATGAGCAAAAAGGTTTCCTTTTCATAGTCATTGAGAATATTCATTGGTTATAGAGTTACATCAGTATATATTATCAGTTGTCTCTCAAACAACCACCAGTATCTATCTTTATACATAGCCCCCAACTAATAATTACTatgttattttgtatattattagAATGtgtgtatatgaagtaacatggtCAGTGAGAATTCATATAACCAACCCTAACGTGTTTGGACTGAGGCTTAGTTGCCATTGTTGTAATAGATAGATTAATTACTAAGATAAGTGTGCATTCCCTGTCCTAGAATACAATGTCTATCACGATATAATGATATTTTTGTTATATACTGAATCATATAACACAATTACTAGTTCGGTATATGGTAACTGATAATTCTTCAGAAACTTAACAAGAATTATATTTTGTTGTAATTCACTAGCAGTAATATCTATTTCTAACATATACAAATAAAACGGCATAAATGCCTCACAGATATCAACAAACTGATGAAGTCGACTAAAGAGAAGTTCATCGCTAAGCTAAGTTTTTCATGTGTTACTCCGAACTACTAGACCGCTTGATTGGAGCAAATTCTAGAATCTCAATCTCTACAAAATAATCAACACATACACACACATTTGGTAATAGTAATAAGCTGTGAGCTTTATCATCAATTTCAGCTGAATTTTACAATTTTTTTGATAAAATAGCGAAATAAAAAAAAACTGTTCATAAGTTCACCAAATTATTACAGTAACATTTATCAGTTAGTTTGCATGCTTTGTGTAACAAGGCAAGGGACTCACAGTTTTAGAGGATTTATCAGAGAGAGAGCAAGTAATATTAGTCCATTTAATAGTAACCGGAGCTACTTTTCCAGTGATCGGAGCCGGAGCTTCGCCATTTTCACTTTTTTTCTCATTGTCATCGTCGGGAAGAGCTTCATTTTCCGGCAAAAGCGCCGGACCAGGGGAAGAGAAAAAGCGGAGCAGTAACGCCGCCGCAACTGCCGCCAGTAACTGGCCAACTCCGCCGCCTTTGCCGCCAATTGGCAACATTTTCTCCGTTCACGTTGAGCTCGTCTTCTTCACTCTCACACACAATCCAATACTGGTTCAGTTTAAGATGAAAACTAAAATAGCGGCCTTGGCATTAATACGACGTCGTATATAAATAATTGAGTTGTTACGACGTCGTTTTAAGTGATTTTtcgagtaagataaaagtttactGGGATATGGTGAAGGGGCAGTGTGTATTATATGAACGAACACGTGTCCTTTGTGAAGAGATaagatatttggaggttatgtaaGTAATTTTAGTGATTATTTGTGTAAATTGACTAGTAGTCAATTTAATTATATTCATAACCATTTTCCACAAAGTAGTGCTAAATATCAAAATTGAAAAGTCAATAATAACAATTGTCTTAAGTAGCAGATTTTTGCAGAATTCATAGAAGAGTTTTTATTTATGTTGTGAAGACATTTGAATCACAATTTAAAACAAGAATAAATATCAAGTTATAGATAAAA is a window from the Nicotiana tomentosiformis chromosome 10, ASM39032v3, whole genome shotgun sequence genome containing:
- the LOC104113572 gene encoding ABC transporter G family member 7 isoform X2, yielding MLPIGGKGGGVGQLLAAVAAALLLRFFSSPGPALLPENEALPDDDNEKKSENGEAPAPITGKVAPVTIKWTNITCSLSDKSSKTVRFLLKNVTGEAKPGRLLALMGPSGSGKTTLLNVLAGQINASPKLHLSGLLDINGVPFSNKIYKFAYVRQEDLFFSQLTVRETLSLAAELQLQDASSIEERDEYVNNLLLKLSLVSCADSRIGDAKVRGISGGEKKRLSLACELIASPSVVFADEPTSGLDAFQAERVMETLRQLAQDGHTVVCSIHQPRGSVYAKFDDIALLAEGSLVYAGPAHDEVLAYFSKFGYICPDHVNPAEFLADLISVDYSSPESVYTSQKRIDGLVESFSEQISEVLYATPLVRDSSKTRVNLTKKSISRKGGWWRQFWLLLKRAWMQASRDGPTNKVRARMSIASALIFGSVFWRMGRLQMSIQDRMGLLQVAAINTAMAALTKTVGVFPKERAIVDRERAKGSYALGPYLLSKLIAEIPVGAAFPLLFGSILYPMARLHPTISRFGKFCGIVTMESFAASAMGLTVGAMVPTTEAALALGPSLMTVFIVFGGSYVNSENTPIIFRWIPLVSLIRWAFQGLCINEFSGLQFEHKKSFDIQSGEQALERLSFGGSRISDTIIAQSRILMFWYYTTYLLLEKNKPKYQRLEPPARLKEVEEEAEEVEEEPKFQAIKDDDLPEPAQQVKSPPADEGANQKEMPVQ
- the LOC104113572 gene encoding ABC transporter G family member 7 isoform X1 — encoded protein: MLPIGGKGGGVGQLLAAVAAALLLRFFSSPGPALLPENEALPDDDNEKKSENGEAPAPITGKVAPVTIKWTNITCSLSDKSSKTVRFLLKNVTGEAKPGRLLALMGPSGSGKTTLLNVLAGQINASPKLHLSGLLDINGVPFSNKIYKFAYVRQEDLFFSQLTVRETLSLAAELQLQDASSIEERDEYVNNLLLKLSLVSCADSRIGDAKVRGISGGEKKRLSLACELIASPSVVFADEPTSGLDAFQAERVMETLRQLAQDGHTVVCSIHQPRGSVYAKFDDIALLAEGSLVYAGPAHDEVLAYFSKFGYICPDHVNPAEFLADLISVDYSSPESVYTSQKRIDGLVESFSEQISEVLYATPLVRDSSKTRVNLTKKSISRKGGWWRQFWLLLKRAWMQASRDGPTNKVRARMSIASALIFGSVFWRMGRLQMSIQDRMGLLQVAAINTAMAALTKTVGVFPKERAIVDRERAKGSYALGPYLLSKLIAEIPVGAAFPLLFGSILYPMARLHPTISRFGKFCGIVTMESFAASAMGLTVGAMVPTTEAALALGPSLMTVFIVFGGSYVNSENTPIIFRWIPLVSLIRWAFQGLCINEFSGLQFEHKKSFDIQSGEQALERLSFGGSRISDTIIAQSRILMFWYYTTYLLLEKNKPKYQRLEPPARLKEVEEEAEEVEEEPKFQAIKDDDLPEPAQQVKSPPADEGKPNQQQESLPAELDLFNLDGF